The Chlorocebus sabaeus isolate Y175 chromosome 11, mChlSab1.0.hap1, whole genome shotgun sequence genomic interval CTTCGAGGTAGGGTTTGGAGGAGGAAGTCAGCCTATTGTCAAGAAAAGGCTTGAATTTCTATATTCATAGCTTGTTTCTGTCACATACTAGCCTTGTGATGATGGGCAACTTGTCTAATCTCtttgttcctcagtttcctcctgtgtAAAATAGGTCTCATAGAACTGATTCCCAAAAGTCCTTGTGAAGATTTAGTTTGTAACCCAGATGTCTGCAGACCTCCAGTGAAAGAATATGTTTTTAGTATTAGTATGTATGTCCCAAACATCCCTTGGAATATGCTTATACTAacaaaatcatttgttttttatctgaaattcaaatttacctggatgtcctgtattttatctggaaaCCCTACACAGAAATCAAACGGCTCACGCTGTGTCTCAGAGCTGCAAGGATCCAATGCCCTCCATCCTTCGGAGGCTGTCTGAGGCCCCAGCCACGACTCCCACCCTCCTCTCCTGCCAGCCGCAGCCAGGGGCTGCTCTCTTCACTCCATCCCGCTTTGTCCCGACTGTGGATCTACCCGTTCCCTTCTCCCTCAGTCCCCAAAGCACCAGACTCACAGGCCTGCTGTGTGACCCACTTTTACCGACCTTTCAGGGAGAGTAAAGGGCATTTGTGACTCAGCTCAGAGCAGGAAACACACCTCATGTCAACTGTCAGACAGCGCTGCTCCGAATTCCATCACAGTGCTCCAGCAGGGGGCGTCCTCACcggccacagccacagccacggCTCAACCAGGCCCAGCTCCCAGACACCCTCCTTCCACCTCCTCTTTTCCACCGCCCCTGTCTCCTCTTTCAAACCACCAGCAAACAACACCCTAATCCGTGTCTTTATTATTCAAAGAACTTAAGCACTCTTTCCCACCACGTTCCCATCTTGATTATTTCAGGGAGTGAGTTAGGGACTCACCTTTACAATCAAAAAAGTTCTCTCAAAGCCAGGTTACTGGAGTTCTAATTCTGCCTTCCCACTTACTAGTTATGAAATCTCAGGAAAGTTACTTGacctctctctgcctcattttcctcatctttaagaAACAGGATGACAATATTTAGCTCCTAAGATGGTTGTGAGGGTTTAAGTGAGCTGATATATCCAAGAATGTCTAAAACAATGCATGGCAGAATGGGCATTGCATATGGGTTTAATCTTGTAACTGCCATGTTTCACCAATTCTAAGGTGTATCTCGTTTCTCATCGTAAGAGCTCTTCTGCTCGTGTGGCAGCTGGGAGTGGCCGTCATTGCTTGCGCATACCTAAACTTGGTCAGGTGAGTTCCGTGCCTTCAGCTTAATTGCtgtttaaaatgtcttcaaaaaggTTACACTGTGGTTTAGCATTTAAACACAGTTATTGTGTATGCAGAAAGGCGGGCAAACAGAAGAGCGTAGCAAGAATTTGATATTAGTGAAGCAGTTATCATTGAAGAATGACCacaatttcatattttcttgcaAAACAGCAGCCAAGTGTTTTATGAGACCTAAGAAAGGAAGAGCCccataaataaatggaactgtTGTGTTGTTTTATTACTGAGAAAAGGGCAAAATGATTGCTAGTCACACATGAAGCAAGAAAATACCGGCAATAAAGCTTGCAGAATGAGTAGCTGAGGCTTGAAAATAAATGCTGGAAACAATAGTGGACAATCTTTTAAAGAATGGCACATTGCCAATGCTCCTGATGGCACAGAAGGTGATACCATGCAGAAAATCAAGGACTCTGAGTCAAAGAGGGTTTCAGGAAAATTGGACTCTGAATGTGAAGAAATTTGGAGACTATTTTAGCCCAATTTGTTTTACCTATAATTTCCTTTTATGCATGCAAAAGAGCAATTTTGACTTTAAAGACTGATATCTaaataaatctaatttttttttttttttttttttttttttttttttggtgatacaGTGTCTCACCcttccgcccaggctggagtgcagtggcgcaatctcagctcactgcaatttctgcctcccaggctcaagcaatcctcccacctcagctgggactacaggtgcacaccaccatgtctagctaactTTTTGtgagtattttttgtaaagacagggtttcaccatgttgccaggctggtctcaaactcctgggctcaagtgatctgcccaccttggccttccaaagtgctgggattacaggcatgagccaccaagcctagccTATAAAATacgcataacataaaatttaccatcttaacctttttttttttttgacactaattttcactcttgttgcccagactggagtgcaatggcacgatctcggatcactgcaactcctgcctcctgggttcaagtgattctcctgcctcagcctcctgagtagctgggattacaggcatatgccaccacacccggctaattttgtatttttagtagagatggggtttctccatgttggtcaggctggtctcaaacttccgacctcgggtgatctgcccacctcagcctcccaaagtgctgggattataggcatgagccactgcgcctggccctcatcttaaccatttttaagtacacagttcagtggcattaaacacattcacattgctgtgaaTTCATCAGCAATTTTTGTCATGTTCTAATTAATAGTGCATGATAGATGAACAGATTTCCTAAGACACAGCATAGTGGCCATTTTAGAAAAAATGCAGCCATCCCTTCAGGGGAGCAGAGCTGCCAGTCAGAAGCACAGCCAAGCCCCACCAGCTTTGATGGGAACACCTTCTTCCTCCCTGGCATGAAGGGCAAATGCAAACACAGGCACGAGCTGGGTCACTGTTGGCCCCTTCCTGTCCTCCCAGACTAGGGGCCAGATCAGAATGTGAGTCCTGACTACTATTGTAAGCTGTGCGGCAGGTCACACTCTCTCTGGAATTCATGTTCTTATCACGGCAACTAAAATCTATGGGCAAGATGATCTCCAAGATCCCATCAGGTTCTAAATGTATGATTGTGTGGCTGAACaaccacacaacacacataccaCAAACATGCAAATTCGGGTTGGGGCTTTGTGGGCTCCAAGGAGAAGCTGTCATACCTATCCCGGTGTATTGGGAAGCAAGAGATTTTCACCCGACTGGGTTAGCGGCGGTTCTTCCCAGAATCAAGGGTCAGTGGGCCACTCCTCAAGATCGTGAATACCTTGACAAAAGAAGGAGAGACCAGAAAGGGTGTGCGGCCCATCCCAGAGCACACAGCAACTAAATGGTTGGGTGTGGATTTAGAAGCCACTGTCACAGCTTCAGTTCACATGAGGCCCAAAGAGAAGGTTTTCCAGGGACCCTGAGACTCATTCCTGAACTTGGCCAGTTGGGGTGAACAGTATGTCCGAAGGTCAGGAGAAGTGATACATGAAGCCACAAAAGAAAGGagtagaccaggcgtggtggctcatgcctgtaatcccagcactttgggaggtcgaggcgggtggatcccaaggtcaggagttggagaccagcctggccgatatggtgaaaccccatctctaccaaaagaaatataaaaattagcctggcgtggtggcatgtgcctgtaatcccagctactcaggacgctgaggcaagagaattgcttgaaactgggaggtggaggttgtagcagCAGTGGGGAAGGAATATTCCCTGGGTGGGAGCAGAGGCACACCCAAGCCAGACCCCTCTGAGTCCTTGTCTCTTCCCCTGTGCAGAGTCTGGAGGTGGGTCCCAGATGCCCTTTATATGACAGGGATAGGGGTCCCCCTCTCCCTCGATCTTCTCCCAGAGGACCCAGAATGCCTGAAGTTGGGAGGGATGGCTGAGGGAAGAGTTAGGGTGCCAGGTATCTATGTGTCAGGCCAGGCGTTAGGCACTGGAAATACACTGGAGAACAAACCCCACAGGAATCCCTGCTCTTTTGGAGCATCCCTTCTGTAtgggtaatttttattctttcttcctccccttcctcttcgcctttctcctcctcctccttcacaaTAGTAGGAGTCACGAGTCcccatacatatatgtgtgtgataCATTCTCAGTTACAAAATACTTTCCCGTTCATTATCTTACTGCATTCTCAAAACAACTTTATGGGGTAGGCATCTACACTCCCATTGtccagacaaggaaactgaggcacagagtgtgGCTCGGTAGTGTGGGGTGTGGCAGAAAGCTCCAGACCAGGCTCAGTCCCAGCTCAGCCACTAACCTGCTGGAGCACCCTAGATGAGTCACTCCCCTCCCTGGGCCTACACTCACCCCACATCCCCATGATACAACATAAAGCGGTCCACTCCAGTCTCCAGTGTCTCCCAGATTTCTGTTGCTGGGACTGTGACTTGCCCAGAGACCTGCTGGACAGGAGCTAGGGCAGGGTGCAGAAGCCCATCCTTCTGCCCCCACTCTGAGCCCAACCCTGCTGTGAATCCCCAGGAGGGGGAGCGAGGCTGGAGGGATTAGGGAAGGGCCAGTGAGTGGGGCTGGGGAAACTTCTAGAGTTGAACACCTCCAGGACCCCAGCAGCCACAGCGGCATTGATAGCAGGAGGCAGCACTGCCCAGATGCTGGGCTGAGTGGGCACCAAGGCCAGAGAGCTGCTTATCAGCCATCATAGCCGCCCCGAGCCTGCACAGCTCACTGCCCCACAGAAACGTCTTTCTCCTGTGGCCAGAGTGGCCCTAAGCTCCTCGGGGTTCCTAGGACCTGTCACAGCTTCTGGGACCCCAACACGTGAGTGTGCAAAGACCTGTTCTCCTCAAAGTGTAAATAATACTGTAAGGAAGGGCTGATATTCATTGACCACCTACTGTGGACCAGGCGCTGCTCTGAGCACTTGACATACATTGTTTCATTCAATCCAAACCCCAATCCACTAGGTCAGTTTTATTCTTCCCGTTTTacagagaaagacaagaaaggtTAAGTCACATAGATGGAACAGGCTGATGCCAGAATGGACACCCTCAACTTCCTCAGCCGCCCCCAGGTTGACTCCATCACCGAGAGCCAGGGTCCCAGTGCCCCCAGGCTCTAGGAGCTGCTATTTGGCTGGGGCTCCCAGGAGAAGGTGAAGCTTAATGATTTATGGGTGATTAGCTGCAAGAATGCAAACGCAGAAGACACAAACCTTTATGCCCTGGAAATCTGTCACAAGCCAACCAGTTGTTTTCCATCCCTGTGAAGCAGGAGTAATTGGAGGTCTGACAGAAGAACTTCCCAGTTACCACAAGGAGCAGCACTCATGCACTCTTAGTTTTGTGTGAGGTATTGCCCCTGCCTTGGTCAACAGTTTGAGTCAGAGAGAGGGGCACTGGGCACAATCCCCACCAGAGGTTCCCATTCACAAGACCCCGTGGGGGCTGGGAGAGGCCCTGGGGCAGCAGCCCTGGGGTAACCAAGGGAACAAACACGGAAAACCAGGGACGTCAGTCCTTATCTGGAGCTCATTAAATGGGGAACATCAGTCAGCTGTGAAGGCTAAGATAGGGTGATAGGCACGTGGGTGGGCTGGGATGGGGCATGGGGGCAGAGGCCGCCATGGAGAAGAGGTATTGGCCTCAACGACTCCACCTCCCCACCACGTGCCCAGATCCAGGATGGAAGTACCCTATAAATGCCCACAACCCAGCCTCCCCAAAGGCCTTGAGAAAGAGAGCGGTAGAGAGCGAAAGAGAGTGCCCAGAGCCTCCTGGCCCTGAGACGGCCGGGCCAGCCACGCAGGACTCCGCAGCATGTGGGAGCTCCGCTCCATAGCCTTCTCCAGGGCCGTGTTCGCAGAGTTCCTGGCCACACTCCTCTTCGTCTTCTTTGGCCTCGGCTCGGCTCTCAACTGGCCACAGGCCCTGCCCTCTGTGCTACAGATCGCCATGGCATTCGGCTTGGGTATTGGCACCCTGGTACAGGCTCTGGGCCACGTAAGCGGGGCCCACATCAACCCAGCCGTGACTGTGGCCTGCCTGGTGGGCTGCCATGTCTCCTTTCTCCGAGCCACCTTCTACGTGGCTGCCCAGCTGCTGGGGGCTGTGGCTGGAGCCGCTCTGCTCCATGAGATCACGCCAGCAGACATCCGCGGGGACCTGGCTGTCAATGCTGTGAGTAGCCACAACTTTGCCATCCACAAGGGGCAGATCCTGGGGAATCCCTTGTAAGGGATGAGATGGGAGGGATGGGCTCTgggtgaggtggggagagagatggagacagaggcagagagacagagagagacagagcctgGAGTCAGGAACATAGCCACCATAGGAGGGTCAGGATGAAAGGAGCAATGGTACCAGAGCAAAGGCAGGATGCAGACAGACTGCAGGCTTCTTCTTCTGTACTAACCCCTGCTAAGGTACAGACAGTGAGGACCAGGCTGTACCTTAGCAGGGGTTAGTGTCCCAAGCAGACATGCTTTCCAAGCTGCGGGGAGCCTTGGAGTGCTCATGACAGGGTCCTCAAGAGAGAAGAGGGGCCCAGCCTTTCTTCTGCTTTGAGGGTTTGCAGGCCCTATGGCAGCTGCTCCTTACAGGTCAGGCTCAGACACACCATAGCCCTACAAGCAGCAATGGGCATACTTCCTTCTCCAAACCCTGACGAGGTCCCCGGAGCCCATAAGCTGGCTACTGATTACATGATACAGGTGCTAACTGGGCCCCGTGGACCCTTCGGGAGCTGAGGGTGGTGCCACAGTCCCTTCCCCCATGTCCCACCCCCTTCCCCTCTCAGGTCTGTGTGGGCCCTGTGAATCCAAGAGACATGAGTGTGGAGGAATGACCTGTGCTCCCAACAGACCAACTCTCACTCTGTACCCCCATCCTAAGCCAGGACAGCAAGTGCCTcttttgtgcctcagtctccagtaTTTCCTGGCCTGTTCCATCCCTGGGCCACTGGACAAGAGTCCTGATGTCTCTGACAAGTCCTGCACAATCTCTGTGGCCACCCGCGTCTCTGCACAGGTAGCCCTTCCTCATTTGTGGGACAGAGGTATCCCAGTTAGGAaacttctctgttttgttttgtttttgagatggagtctcattctgttgcccaggctggagtgcaatggtacaatctcagctcactgcaaactccacctcaaGTCattcgcttgcctcagcctcccgagtagctgggattacaggcatgtgccaccacacccagctaatttttgtatttttagtagagacagggttcaccatgttggtaaggctggtttcaaactcctaacctcaagtgatccacctgtctccacctcccaaagtgctaggattacaggtatgagccaccacaccaagacTCTGTTCTTTAAAGAGGAAAATGTGACAAGGTTGGGGGCCAGGGGCCAAGGACAGGCTAGGTGGGCAAGCAGAGGAGCGGGCTCTTTTCCTCTGAGAACAAAATTAGTTCAGTTTACAGCAAGAAGAGGTCCAGTTAGACTGAAAAAGGAACTTCCTGAGAGCATGACCAGGAAGTTCTTCTGTAATAGCAGGGCACTGGGAGTGAGAGGCCATGGGAAACATGCAGTCCTCCTCCTCCATCATTTCACAACTGACTGGGGCCCTCAGAAGAGAAAGGTCTGGGAGGACTCCTCCATGCCACTTCTCAGGATTTACCACCTTGAGGACCTGGGGAGAACCCTGCCTGGATGTAATGGGGCAGTGGTGGGACCAACTTGCCCTGAGGCTAAAGAGAGCCAGATGATCCTCAAGACCATCCCATGTGTCCTTTGAGGACACTGAGAGCCAGCCTGACCACCAGGAAGTTAATCATTGACATGCACCTGCCCTGTGCCAGGCCAGCTATCATCTCATCATTGGTACAATGCTATAAGGGAAATTCTGTGGTTCCCCCCTATTGTGAGTGGCAAATTGAGGCTCAATAGTGAATTGATCCAAGTCACAGAACCAATAAATCATTTCCAGTCCTCCCACCATCCTCCAGAATCCATTTTGTTATCCCATTTCgcagaaggagaaactgaggccaaatTAAATAGTCCCATGGCAAGTCAGAGACCTCTAAAGTGTCTGCTTCCAAAGCTCTTTTCACTGTCCTCTAGAGACTCTGCATTGGACAACAACAGGAAGGATTGAGGTTAGACCCTAGAGAGACCCAAGGGTTCTGACCTGATGTCTCGGACCCAGGGGTGGGGGTTCAGGGCCTGGAGAAAGAGCATGGGAGCTGAGAGCTGTCACTGTTCCACCCAGCATGGTGCCCAGTCCCAGAAGGCAGGGCGTAGGGCACAGGGTGACAAAACCCAAGGAGAAATCCAGTGCTGGGTGTGGCCCAGTTATGAAATCACCTCTTTACTCAGCCCCGAGTTCTCTCCTTACCCAAGGCAGGGTCTGCTGAGACCATGGGCAACCTACATGGGTGTGGAGGCATTGTCCGACACAGCTCCGGGGTCCTCACCCCAACCTCCATAGGATGTGCAGGGAGCAAACTAACAGGGCAAAGCTGAGGCCTGAAAGGCAGTGGAGAATAGACAAGGGTTAGGGGAAAAGGTGTATGGTGGACTCATAGCAGAAAGGGGCACACTAGGACCATCCCCCAGACCCAAGTCCCTAGACCCTGTCCCTGGGAGCCATTTGACCTCAGGAAGAAAGACCACGCGCCTCTCATTGCACCAGGGTCTGATGGTCTAGAGAGAGGGGAAGGTCTTCCTGCTAACCAGTCCAAAGCTTCCTGAGGCAGTTGAAACCTCTTCCCTTCTTGTTCTTCAGGAAACAGAAATTCCGGATCTCAGCATCCTTTTTCTCTCACACTGCAGGCTCCCAACCTCACCCCCCAATCTAATGAGCTACAGAGTCAGTTTTCCTACCTCTGGCAGGGAAACCACGGGCATCCTGGGGGATCATGGGCTGCCTTTGGGCCAGGGCCCAAGAAGAAGGGATCAGTTGTTCCAGCTAAGGTGTCTGGCAAGCCCAGGTGTTCTGGTTCCCAGCCCAGAGGCCCCCCTGGTGCCTTGACTGCAGGTGGACAGGAAGATGGAGCCAGAGAGGAGAGTGTGCTCAGTGTTCCCCTACCTGCCTCTTTGTCCCCAGCTCAGCAACAGCACGACAGCTGGCCAGGCGGTGACTGTGGAGCTCTTCCTGACGCTGCAGCTGGTGCTCTGCATCTTTGCCTCCACCGATGAGCGCCGTGGAGAGAACCCGGGCACCCCTGCTCTCTCCATAGGCTTCTCCGTGGCCCTGGGCCACCTCCTGGGGGTAGGTCATGGCCATAGGTTCCAGTCTCCCTGGaggaacagacacacagaccactccagagacagacacagagaccccAAGAGGGACACATACACAGAACTCTCAAGAGGAACAGACACCCCAGAGGTTTGACTCCCAGATATCCCAGAGGGACAGATATCACTCCAGCCCCCAAAGAATACAGAGCTCTTTAAATAAAACGTGAAGTTAATTGTCCATCACGTGGGTTCCCTTTAGGCTGAGGTCAAGCACTGCAGTGCGCGACAAGGACTTTCTGCCCTGTGCTCACCTGCCTTCTCTCTGTGATACCCTCCTCCCACTGCAGATCCACTACACCGGCTGCTCTATGAATCCCGCCCGCTCCCTGGCTCCAGCTGTCGTCACTGGCAAATTTGATGACCACTGGGTAATGGCTGAAACCCACTGCCCTCCCCTTCCCTAAAAAACCCATTTTAGAGGGAGAACAAGAGCTGGAATAGCATGGGATTGGGGCTCAGCAGCGGTACCTCAAACCCTCCATACTCCTCCTGGTCCTGGGGAGCCTTGGGTTCCACCCCTCAGATCTGATGCCAAAGACTCAGTTTCCACAACTGTGAATGAGGATGACAACAGCTTACCTCACTGGCTTCTTGGGAACAGTAAGTGAGGCTACCGGTGTAACCCAGATAATGCAGTGTCTGGCACTTAGAACTCTACAAGTGGTAGTATTTAGCACTTATCTAGTGCTTAGAATGTGGTGAGCCTTGTTCTGAGTGCTTTGCAAACATTAACTCATTCAATTTTCACAACCACCCTAGGAGACAGGCATTCTTATAGTGAAAGGCACAGAGATGGTAAGTAACTTGTTGAAGTGCACACAGCATCTAAGTGGTGGAATCAGGATTCACACACAGGCAGTGGCTTCAAAATTCGCACCCTTAACCTCGCACTGATAAGGCTTCCCCAGCAGCTGCCGTTGTCGTCGCTAATTACATAAATAAGCATTTCTCTAGATTAATGGCGGGGAGGAGGGGTGCGGCCGCAGTGTGTGCCACCGGGGC includes:
- the AQP2 gene encoding aquaporin-2 is translated as MWELRSIAFSRAVFAEFLATLLFVFFGLGSALNWPQALPSVLQIAMAFGLGIGTLVQALGHVSGAHINPAVTVACLVGCHVSFLRATFYVAAQLLGAVAGAALLHEITPADIRGDLAVNALSNSTTAGQAVTVELFLTLQLVLCIFASTDERRGENPGTPALSIGFSVALGHLLGIHYTGCSMNPARSLAPAVVTGKFDDHWVFWIGPLVGAILGSLLYNYVLFPPAKSLSERLAVLKGLEPDTDWEEREVRRRQSVELHSPQSLPRGTKA